From a region of the Thermomicrobium roseum DSM 5159 genome:
- a CDS encoding ABC transporter ATP-binding protein, which produces MRPILEVKDLTVYYHTPAGPVRAVEGVTFSVHPQEWFGIVGESGSGKSTVALALLRLIKPPGRIERGQIVLDGRDLLAFDEEDMRNYRLAQIALVAQGAMNSLNPVKRVRDHFLLALRDHGVQLGEQEYDRIIATLLKRVGLRPEVAHLYPHELSGGMKQRVCIALAISLEPKVLVADEPTSALDVVVQWQVMETLRAVQREIGAAVILIGHDMGLIAQTVDRIAVMYAGRLVEVGPTREILTEPLHPYTRALIASLPSLDGRGELRGIAGLPPSLLNPPAGCAFHPRCPVAIDRCRMERPLLREVRPRRWVACHLVENGGTT; this is translated from the coding sequence ATGCGTCCGATTTTGGAAGTCAAAGACCTCACCGTATACTACCATACCCCTGCTGGTCCAGTACGTGCAGTTGAAGGAGTAACATTTTCTGTTCATCCTCAAGAATGGTTCGGGATCGTTGGGGAGTCAGGTAGTGGAAAGTCAACAGTAGCACTTGCGCTATTGCGGTTAATAAAGCCTCCTGGACGAATCGAACGTGGTCAGATCGTCTTGGATGGCAGAGATCTTCTGGCCTTCGACGAAGAGGACATGCGGAACTATCGTCTTGCGCAGATCGCTCTGGTGGCCCAAGGGGCGATGAACTCCCTCAATCCGGTGAAACGGGTGCGCGATCACTTTCTCCTCGCGTTACGGGACCATGGGGTGCAGCTTGGTGAGCAGGAGTACGACCGCATCATCGCGACGCTGCTTAAGCGGGTTGGCCTTCGCCCCGAGGTGGCGCATCTCTACCCCCACGAGCTGAGCGGTGGCATGAAGCAGCGGGTCTGCATTGCTCTGGCTATCAGTTTGGAGCCGAAGGTGCTCGTTGCTGACGAGCCGACCAGCGCGCTCGATGTGGTGGTGCAATGGCAAGTGATGGAGACGCTGCGTGCCGTCCAGCGCGAGATCGGCGCAGCGGTGATTCTGATCGGCCATGATATGGGGTTGATCGCGCAGACGGTAGATCGCATTGCGGTCATGTATGCTGGACGACTCGTCGAGGTTGGCCCGACGCGCGAGATTTTGACAGAACCTTTGCACCCCTATACGCGGGCTCTCATTGCTAGCTTGCCATCGCTCGACGGGCGTGGAGAGTTGCGCGGGATTGCCGGTCTTCCACCGTCATTGCTCAACCCGCCAGCGGGGTGCGCTTTCCATCCACGCTGCCCGGTCGCGATCGACCGGTGCCGGATGGAACGCCCGCTCCTCCGTGAGGTGCGCCCAAGGCGGTGGGTCGCGTGCCACCTGGTCGAAAACGGAGGGACGACATGA
- a CDS encoding enolase C-terminal domain-like protein: MGFNAAGGNLWTSPPWEPLGEPVVRIREVRAICTAPEGIRLVVVKVETTEPGLYGLGCATFTQRPLAVVAAVERYLKPFLIGRSVDDIEDIWQAAYLSSYWRNSPVLHNALSGVDMALWDIKGKRAGMPLYQLLGGRCRVALPLYAHAAGRDFQEVEEQVREFATRGYRFIRCQVAVPGRSTYGVKGDLSERRDWDPRAYCRIIPRLFDYLRSRVGEEVELLHDVHERVPPIDAIQLAKALEPYRLFFLEDPVSPEDAEYLRLLRSQCATPIALGELFVNPAEYVPLVRERLLDFIRVHLSAIGGLTPARKLAALCEFFGVRTAFHGPGDVSPVGHAANLHLGLAIPNFGIQEQHEFTETAREVFPGTPEIRDGMLWPNDRPGLGVDLNEQLAAKYSFPDHVLEGSWPPLRGVDGTVLRP, from the coding sequence ATGGGGTTCAATGCTGCAGGCGGAAATCTCTGGACCTCACCGCCGTGGGAGCCTCTCGGCGAGCCAGTAGTGCGTATCCGCGAAGTGCGAGCGATCTGCACTGCTCCCGAAGGGATACGGCTTGTCGTCGTCAAAGTGGAGACCACGGAGCCAGGCCTCTACGGCCTCGGTTGCGCAACGTTCACCCAGCGACCACTCGCGGTAGTGGCCGCTGTGGAACGGTATCTCAAGCCGTTTCTCATTGGAAGGAGTGTCGACGATATTGAGGATATCTGGCAAGCAGCATACCTCAGCTCGTACTGGCGCAATAGCCCGGTGCTCCACAACGCGCTTTCCGGCGTGGACATGGCATTGTGGGACATCAAGGGAAAACGAGCAGGAATGCCGCTCTATCAGCTCCTCGGCGGTCGGTGTCGCGTTGCCCTTCCCCTTTACGCGCACGCTGCTGGACGCGACTTCCAAGAGGTAGAGGAGCAGGTCCGCGAGTTCGCAACACGTGGATATCGCTTTATAAGATGTCAAGTGGCAGTTCCTGGGCGGTCGACGTACGGCGTGAAAGGGGATCTCAGTGAGCGTCGTGATTGGGACCCCCGAGCGTACTGTCGCATCATTCCGCGACTTTTCGATTATCTCCGCTCTCGTGTGGGCGAAGAAGTTGAGCTTCTCCATGATGTCCATGAGCGCGTGCCACCGATTGACGCGATCCAACTTGCCAAAGCTTTAGAGCCGTATCGGCTGTTCTTCCTCGAGGATCCTGTTTCTCCGGAGGATGCTGAGTATTTACGGCTCCTTCGCAGTCAGTGTGCCACCCCGATCGCGCTTGGTGAACTCTTCGTCAACCCAGCAGAGTACGTGCCGCTGGTGCGCGAGCGCCTTCTCGATTTCATTCGCGTCCATCTCTCCGCAATCGGTGGCTTGACGCCTGCGCGAAAACTTGCCGCCCTTTGTGAATTTTTTGGTGTGCGCACTGCATTCCACGGACCGGGTGATGTATCGCCAGTTGGGCATGCAGCGAACTTGCATCTCGGATTGGCCATTCCCAACTTTGGGATCCAGGAGCAACATGAGTTCACGGAGACAGCCCGCGAGGTTTTTCCTGGGACGCCGGAAATCCGCGATGGTATGCTATGGCCGAATGATCGACCGGGGCTCGGTGTCGATCTGAATGAGCAGTTAGCTGCGAAATACTCGTTCCCAGATCATGTCTTGGAGGGCAGTTGGCCACCATTACGGGGAGTCGACGGTACCGTATTACGCCCTTAA
- a CDS encoding ABC transporter substrate-binding protein — MDNPLTQRTSRRAFLGRLVGVAGVSALLAACRAPRAPTPAPGQTPVAAVTPTVPGPTPIPGQIPAKPRNRTLILRWGGQEGRHVDWELWNGYAIGANHQNGLGILYEPLAYYSAFADKWYPWLAEDWQYSGDFKELTIKTRSGITWSDGKPFTAHDVAFTLNSLRDLGTKVRWGVDVQQFVQEAVAESDTLVRVKFKVPAPRFFYFMTYKFDIGVYIVPKHIYENQDWTTFTAFDPERGWPVTTSPWRVVFSSPEQKVIDLRDDEWWAVRAGLVKAKPRVQRVVYLPFTLEEQVAQQIIANEVDCSLDLRPLTMKTVLQQNPKVITHTYKDPPYGYEDWWPTSLYVNCERAPYNDKDVRWALSYFIDRKTLIEVALGGAGEPTELPLPHYTGLLPFFDAVRDLLQQYPTNEFNPQKGNQLLEGKGWRKNAEGFWEKDGKVLEVPIESFAVMADIGPVIAEMLRRQGVRSSYAMPPDFFDRFGKGDYNASLFGHGGSIGLDPYFTLRLYQSVTEAVPGGHQVNFSRWKNSQFDKIVDEMAVTPPEQRDKIMDQWRRAMEIWLPELPDIPIQKWFHRIPMNTTYWQNWPTRDNPYVNGAFWHLTFQLILNELEPTQ, encoded by the coding sequence ATGGATAACCCATTGACGCAGCGGACGTCTCGCCGCGCCTTTCTCGGTCGCCTCGTTGGTGTCGCTGGAGTCTCGGCTCTGCTTGCCGCGTGTCGCGCTCCCCGTGCCCCCACCCCGGCACCGGGTCAGACCCCGGTTGCCGCGGTGACGCCAACCGTCCCTGGTCCTACTCCGATCCCCGGCCAGATACCTGCCAAACCACGCAACCGCACCCTGATCCTCCGCTGGGGCGGACAAGAGGGACGGCACGTCGACTGGGAACTCTGGAACGGCTACGCTATTGGCGCCAATCACCAGAATGGGCTTGGCATCCTCTACGAGCCGCTCGCGTATTACTCGGCGTTCGCCGACAAGTGGTACCCCTGGTTGGCCGAGGACTGGCAGTATAGCGGCGATTTTAAGGAACTCACCATCAAGACGCGCTCTGGCATCACATGGAGCGATGGCAAACCCTTCACCGCTCACGATGTCGCCTTCACGCTCAATAGTCTTCGTGATCTTGGAACCAAGGTACGATGGGGCGTCGACGTTCAGCAGTTCGTTCAGGAGGCGGTGGCCGAGAGCGACACGCTCGTGCGGGTGAAGTTCAAGGTACCCGCTCCGCGCTTCTTCTACTTTATGACCTACAAGTTCGACATCGGCGTCTACATCGTCCCGAAGCATATCTATGAGAATCAAGATTGGACCACCTTTACCGCGTTCGACCCCGAGCGCGGCTGGCCAGTCACCACCAGTCCGTGGCGGGTCGTTTTCTCTTCGCCGGAGCAGAAGGTCATCGACCTGCGTGACGACGAGTGGTGGGCAGTGCGCGCTGGGCTCGTCAAGGCGAAGCCACGCGTCCAGCGGGTCGTCTACCTTCCATTCACGCTCGAGGAGCAGGTCGCGCAGCAGATCATCGCCAACGAGGTCGACTGCTCCCTCGACCTCCGGCCGCTCACGATGAAGACCGTGCTCCAGCAGAATCCGAAAGTGATCACCCACACCTACAAGGATCCTCCCTATGGCTACGAAGATTGGTGGCCGACTTCGCTGTATGTCAACTGCGAGCGTGCGCCATACAACGATAAGGATGTCCGCTGGGCACTCAGCTACTTCATCGATCGCAAGACGTTGATCGAGGTTGCGCTGGGTGGGGCGGGGGAGCCGACCGAGCTTCCGCTGCCACACTACACTGGTCTTCTTCCATTCTTCGACGCTGTCCGTGATCTGCTGCAGCAGTATCCGACCAATGAGTTCAATCCTCAGAAGGGAAATCAGCTCCTCGAGGGCAAGGGGTGGCGCAAGAACGCCGAGGGCTTTTGGGAGAAGGATGGCAAGGTCCTTGAGGTACCGATAGAGAGCTTTGCCGTCATGGCTGATATCGGCCCGGTGATTGCCGAAATGCTGCGTCGCCAAGGAGTGCGTTCTTCGTACGCCATGCCGCCGGACTTCTTTGACCGCTTCGGGAAAGGGGATTACAATGCCTCGCTCTTCGGGCACGGAGGCAGCATCGGGCTCGATCCGTACTTCACCCTGCGCCTGTACCAGTCGGTGACCGAGGCTGTCCCGGGCGGCCATCAGGTGAACTTTTCACGGTGGAAGAATTCCCAGTTCGACAAGATCGTCGACGAAATGGCTGTCACACCACCGGAGCAACGCGACAAAATTATGGACCAGTGGCGGCGGGCCATGGAGATCTGGTTGCCTGAGTTGCCGGACATTCCGATCCAGAAGTGGTTCCATCGCATTCCGATGAATACGACCTACTGGCAAAACTGGCCCACGCGCGACAATCCGTATGTCAATGGCGCTTTCTGGCACCTGACGTTCCAGCTCATTCTCAACGAACTCGAGCCGACACAATGA
- a CDS encoding mandelate racemase/muconate lactonizing enzyme family protein, with protein MRIVALETLRLNEFPNLLWVRLHTDKGYVGIGETFFGAQAVESYLHESVAPYLLGQDPRDIQRHARALRQYVGFCGTGVEQRGNSAIDLALWDLIGRATGQPLYQALGGRVRTEIPVYNTCAGYRYIRAQPRQAVENWGLPENPSEGPYEDLEAFLTRPDALARDLLAMGIRAMKIWPFDPEAERTNGQFLSLSDLERCLEPFQRIRATVGQEMELLVELHGLWNLPMAVRIARALEPLKPLWIEDPIRSDDLDALATLARVTPIPLALSETLGPRSAFRQLLEQRIPGFILFDLGWCGGLTEARAIAAMAEAYQLPVAPHDCTGPIVFTASVHFSLSIPNSFIQEFVRAFYFGWYQEIVTNLPPFANGLISAPEEAGLGTDLRPELWERSDVHIRISH; from the coding sequence ATGCGTATCGTAGCGCTGGAAACGCTTCGCCTTAATGAATTTCCAAATCTTCTCTGGGTCCGTCTTCATACGGATAAAGGATACGTTGGGATTGGAGAAACGTTTTTCGGTGCACAAGCCGTTGAATCCTATCTCCATGAGTCGGTCGCGCCCTATCTGCTTGGTCAGGATCCACGCGACATTCAACGACACGCACGTGCGCTCAGGCAATATGTTGGATTCTGCGGAACTGGTGTCGAGCAGCGCGGTAACTCCGCTATCGACTTAGCACTCTGGGATCTGATTGGTCGCGCTACTGGACAACCGCTATACCAGGCACTCGGCGGTCGCGTCCGAACGGAGATTCCTGTTTACAACACCTGTGCCGGCTATCGTTACATTCGAGCGCAGCCTCGCCAGGCAGTCGAGAACTGGGGACTCCCTGAGAACCCTTCTGAGGGCCCCTATGAAGATCTCGAAGCTTTCCTGACACGCCCGGATGCCCTGGCACGCGATCTTCTTGCGATGGGGATTCGGGCCATGAAAATATGGCCTTTTGATCCTGAAGCCGAAAGGACGAACGGGCAGTTTTTGAGCCTTTCTGATCTTGAGCGCTGCCTGGAACCGTTCCAACGGATACGCGCCACTGTTGGTCAAGAGATGGAGCTTCTTGTCGAACTCCACGGGCTCTGGAATCTTCCCATGGCCGTGCGCATTGCTCGGGCACTCGAACCGCTGAAACCTCTCTGGATCGAGGATCCCATTCGGAGTGATGATCTTGATGCCCTTGCCACGCTGGCGCGCGTAACACCCATTCCGCTTGCGTTGAGCGAGACACTCGGACCCCGCTCAGCGTTTCGACAACTCCTTGAGCAGCGCATCCCTGGTTTCATACTGTTCGACCTCGGATGGTGCGGCGGGCTGACGGAAGCTCGAGCTATTGCTGCCATGGCTGAAGCTTATCAGCTACCTGTTGCCCCTCATGACTGCACTGGGCCTATTGTTTTCACTGCTTCCGTACACTTCTCCTTGTCGATACCGAATTCTTTCATTCAGGAATTCGTGCGAGCCTTCTACTTCGGTTGGTATCAAGAGATTGTCACCAACCTACCACCATTTGCTAACGGCCTCATTTCTGCCCCTGAAGAAGCGGGACTAGGTACTGACCTGCGTCCGGAACTTTGGGAACGCTCGGACGTCCATATTCGGATCAGTCATTGA
- a CDS encoding mandelate racemase/muconate lactonizing enzyme family protein → MRIVDIKTAVIAGNFDWILVRVETDEGLSGLGEAYWGTGVVELIDAAKRLIVGENPFDVSKLLFKMQRGLSGAGAQAGATVTAISGIEIALWDLVARALNTPLSTLFGGRFRSQIRVYADLHAGEEPTPESWARRAKQAVEQGFTAIKFDLDAPNPYTRDISDDADPRRSWYEPYNRTVGSAERRYLQQVVAAVRETIGPDIMLALDCHWKYAVPDVIQLAHALEPYDPLWLEDPIPPDNVDALVTVARSTRIPICTGENHYRLQGFRELIERQACSIVAPDIPKMGGLLEARTVAAWADLYGMLVAPHNVCSPIGTVAAAHLCAAISNFLVLEFHALDVPWWDEIVLERPVIRNGFITLSDAPGHGLTLNEEVARAHAKPGTTFFGEPV, encoded by the coding sequence ATGCGTATCGTAGACATAAAAACTGCTGTTATTGCCGGTAATTTCGACTGGATTCTGGTTCGTGTCGAGACCGACGAGGGATTGAGCGGGCTCGGTGAGGCATATTGGGGAACTGGGGTTGTGGAACTCATCGATGCAGCCAAGCGCCTGATCGTCGGAGAAAATCCGTTCGATGTATCGAAACTACTTTTTAAAATGCAGCGCGGACTCTCTGGAGCCGGCGCACAAGCCGGAGCGACCGTTACGGCGATCAGTGGCATCGAAATAGCCCTTTGGGATCTGGTAGCACGAGCATTGAACACTCCGCTTTCGACCCTTTTTGGAGGTCGGTTCCGTTCACAAATTCGCGTCTATGCTGATCTCCATGCTGGGGAAGAACCCACTCCGGAGAGTTGGGCTCGTCGCGCGAAGCAGGCAGTAGAGCAGGGTTTTACTGCCATCAAGTTCGACCTCGATGCACCGAACCCCTATACCCGCGACATCTCCGACGATGCCGATCCTCGCCGTTCCTGGTACGAGCCATACAATCGAACAGTCGGCAGCGCCGAGCGCCGCTACCTCCAGCAGGTGGTCGCCGCAGTGCGCGAGACGATCGGGCCTGATATCATGCTTGCCCTCGACTGCCATTGGAAGTACGCTGTCCCGGACGTGATCCAGCTTGCGCATGCCTTGGAGCCGTACGATCCGCTCTGGCTGGAAGATCCGATCCCGCCAGACAATGTCGATGCGTTGGTGACCGTGGCCCGCAGCACGCGCATCCCGATCTGTACCGGCGAGAACCACTACCGGCTGCAGGGATTCCGCGAGCTCATCGAGCGACAGGCCTGTAGCATTGTGGCTCCCGACATCCCGAAGATGGGTGGCCTCCTCGAGGCGCGCACAGTCGCAGCATGGGCGGACCTCTATGGGATGCTCGTGGCTCCGCACAACGTCTGCAGCCCGATCGGCACGGTGGCCGCAGCGCACCTCTGTGCAGCGATCTCCAACTTCCTCGTGTTGGAATTTCACGCGCTCGATGTGCCATGGTGGGATGAAATCGTCCTCGAGCGACCGGTCATTCGCAACGGGTTCATCACCCTCAGCGACGCACCAGGCCACGGCCTCACGCTCAATGAGGAGGTTGCGCGCGCCCACGCCAAGCCGGGAACGACCTTCTTCGGTGAACCCGTGTGA
- a CDS encoding DUF3006 family protein yields MTALRLWATVDRFEMTEEGQELAVLVFDDGQQLVVPRTALPWARRGTVLRVTLEQDTAAEEERRSEIERLQRQLFGEEEP; encoded by the coding sequence ATGACCGCCCTGCGACTCTGGGCGACAGTCGACCGCTTCGAGATGACCGAAGAAGGGCAGGAACTCGCTGTGCTGGTCTTCGACGATGGGCAGCAACTCGTCGTGCCACGCACCGCGCTCCCTTGGGCACGGCGGGGGACGGTGTTGCGCGTCACCCTGGAGCAGGATACCGCAGCCGAGGAGGAGCGCCGGAGCGAAATCGAGCGACTGCAGCGACAATTGTTCGGTGAGGAGGAGCCATGA
- a CDS encoding ABC transporter ATP-binding protein, producing MSLLEARRVRKVFGGGLWHRSQVVALEDFSIAFDEASPSFIAVVGESGSGKTTLARLLLGLLQPTSGDVCYRGTSLRLLHRQGRRRFLQEVQAVFQDPYEVYNPFYKVDHVLELPIRNFRLAGDRRMARALMEQALVEVGLRVEETLGRYPHQLSGGQRQRLMIARALLLRPKVLIADEPVSMVDASLRATILGSLLSLHREHGVSVLYITHDLTTAYQVSHDIVVLYRGVVVEAGRVESVVREPAHPYTRLLVGSIPLPRPDRPWLGERALGQPAGLRPVGPRFCKFVDRCPFALPICQEESPPLFQLSPDRAVACFLYREQPVVTNDDLTVVLRNRAGTGAEAPN from the coding sequence ATGAGCTTGCTCGAAGCTCGCCGTGTGCGGAAGGTCTTTGGCGGTGGACTCTGGCATCGTAGTCAGGTGGTCGCGCTCGAGGACTTCTCGATCGCCTTCGATGAGGCTTCCCCGAGTTTTATCGCGGTTGTGGGGGAGAGTGGCTCAGGGAAGACGACACTTGCTCGTCTGCTCCTCGGTCTGCTGCAGCCGACGAGCGGTGATGTCTGCTACCGAGGTACCTCTTTGCGCTTGCTGCATCGCCAAGGCCGTCGTCGCTTCCTCCAAGAGGTGCAGGCTGTCTTCCAGGACCCCTATGAGGTCTATAATCCCTTTTATAAGGTCGACCATGTCCTCGAGCTGCCGATTCGAAACTTTCGCCTGGCGGGAGACCGTCGGATGGCGCGGGCGTTGATGGAGCAGGCGCTCGTCGAGGTCGGGTTGCGAGTGGAGGAGACATTAGGGCGTTATCCGCATCAGCTGTCGGGCGGCCAGCGGCAGCGACTCATGATTGCGCGAGCCTTGCTCTTGCGCCCGAAGGTGCTGATCGCGGATGAGCCGGTTTCCATGGTCGACGCCTCGCTCCGTGCGACCATCCTCGGGAGTCTCTTGAGTCTGCACCGAGAGCATGGCGTCTCGGTCCTCTATATCACTCATGACCTGACGACAGCATATCAGGTGAGTCATGATATCGTCGTGCTCTACCGCGGGGTAGTGGTCGAAGCCGGGCGAGTCGAATCGGTCGTTCGTGAACCAGCCCATCCGTACACGCGCCTACTGGTCGGCTCCATTCCGCTTCCCCGTCCAGATCGGCCATGGCTGGGTGAGCGGGCACTCGGCCAGCCAGCGGGCCTCAGGCCAGTCGGCCCGCGTTTCTGTAAGTTCGTTGATCGGTGCCCCTTTGCTCTGCCGATCTGCCAAGAGGAGTCCCCGCCGCTCTTCCAGCTCAGCCCGGATCGCGCCGTGGCGTGCTTCCTCTATAGGGAGCAGCCGGTCGTTACGAACGATGACCTCACCGTAGTCTTGCGCAACCGCGCAGGAACAGGCGCAGAAGCGCCGAACTGA
- a CDS encoding LysM peptidoglycan-binding domain-containing protein — MTMWRLGVVSLLVVLLAAGCLPFGRATPTVTPTLVPTPTSLPVLPVVTPTPAPANLSSMTPTPTAPAAQPTGEGTTYVVQPGDTLYTIAVRFGVSLQALIEANRIEDPNQLQAGQVLVIPRQQ, encoded by the coding sequence ATGACGATGTGGCGTCTCGGCGTTGTGTCGCTGCTGGTCGTGCTGCTCGCCGCGGGATGCCTGCCGTTCGGCCGTGCCACACCGACCGTGACACCGACGCTCGTCCCCACCCCGACCTCTCTCCCGGTCCTACCGGTCGTGACGCCGACGCCAGCTCCAGCCAACCTGTCCAGCATGACCCCGACTCCAACGGCGCCCGCAGCGCAACCGACCGGGGAAGGGACAACGTACGTCGTCCAACCAGGTGATACGCTCTACACCATTGCAGTCCGCTTCGGCGTCTCGCTGCAAGCCTTGATCGAGGCCAACCGGATCGAGGATCCGAACCAGCTGCAAGCTGGACAAGTGCTGGTGATCCCACGCCAGCAGTGA
- a CDS encoding L,D-transpeptidase, producing the protein MQSSTSPLPTRLRTRFWQVSLVLAVLLLLGWPEPARAVRGGPDRIYFPQTGHSLAFGFLDFWLAHGDTLLFGYPLSEELDEGGLTVQYFERAVFEWHPEAPAEWRVQLRRLGAETTRGRSDRAFRPTPPIELTVCRYFPETQHNLCSGFRAFWERHGGLRIFGYPISEELSEDGLTVQYFERARLEWHPEARGTHDEIQVTPLGAWAADRIGTARDPLPQPPGVPVFDPERFPGAPALVRTPPAGAPVQETKWIEVDLGQQALRAWEGDRLVFSTLVSTGLPQYPTPVGTFRVYVKVRYEWMRGGTPGIDYYDLPNVPHTMYFYRGYALHGAYWHNNFGHPMSHGCVNLPLDAAAWLYDWTPLGTVVWIHP; encoded by the coding sequence ATGCAGTCATCGACCTCTCCCCTCCCAACCCGGCTCCGGACTCGCTTCTGGCAGGTCAGTCTGGTGCTGGCTGTCCTGCTCCTGCTGGGATGGCCTGAGCCGGCTCGTGCGGTCCGCGGTGGACCAGACCGTATCTACTTCCCACAGACCGGTCACTCTTTGGCCTTCGGTTTTCTGGATTTCTGGCTCGCTCACGGCGATACCTTGCTCTTCGGCTACCCGCTGAGCGAGGAACTCGATGAGGGTGGGCTCACGGTTCAGTATTTCGAGCGAGCGGTGTTCGAATGGCACCCAGAGGCACCAGCCGAATGGCGCGTGCAGCTCCGCCGTTTGGGAGCCGAGACGACACGGGGACGCTCCGACCGGGCCTTCCGCCCGACGCCGCCGATCGAGCTGACCGTCTGCCGGTACTTCCCCGAGACACAGCACAATCTCTGTTCCGGTTTCCGAGCTTTTTGGGAACGGCACGGCGGACTCCGTATCTTCGGCTACCCGATCAGCGAGGAACTGAGCGAAGACGGTTTGACTGTCCAGTATTTCGAGCGGGCGCGACTGGAATGGCATCCGGAAGCACGCGGCACTCACGACGAAATCCAGGTCACCCCGCTCGGGGCTTGGGCAGCCGACCGGATCGGCACTGCTCGCGATCCGCTTCCCCAACCGCCTGGTGTGCCGGTCTTCGACCCCGAACGCTTTCCGGGAGCGCCTGCTCTCGTCCGCACACCACCAGCCGGCGCCCCGGTGCAGGAAACCAAGTGGATCGAAGTCGACCTGGGCCAGCAGGCCTTGCGTGCCTGGGAAGGAGATCGCTTGGTCTTTTCGACACTGGTCTCCACCGGCTTGCCTCAGTACCCGACACCCGTGGGCACGTTCCGGGTGTACGTCAAGGTGCGGTACGAGTGGATGCGTGGCGGCACGCCCGGGATCGACTACTATGATCTGCCCAATGTCCCGCACACGATGTATTTCTACCGCGGCTATGCGCTGCATGGCGCGTACTGGCACAACAACTTCGGCCACCCGATGAGCCATGGCTGCGTCAATCTGCCCCTGGACGCCGCAGCCTGGCTCTACGATTGGACTCCGCTGGGAACGGTCGTGTGGATACATCCCTGA
- a CDS encoding ABC transporter permease, producing the protein MRLQYVMRRFLLLFLVVWVAATLNFFLPRLGGRDPIRQKLMEQAGAGGYVHTGIDEMVQEYNRKFGLDKPLWQQYLTYLGDVFRLDLGYSIAHYPRRVSDVLAESLPWTIGLLATTTILAFVVGTILGALLGWPRSPRFVQYLFPPLLTLSAVPYFLLGLLLLYLFAFRLKLLPLFGGYTPGTFPSFSLSFALDVLRHSILPAASILLASLGFWALGMRAMTVTVEGEDFMTFAEAIGLRDRTLFYHYVIRNALLPQTTALGLALGQILSGALLVEVVFSYPGIGTTLYHSIRTFDYFMIQGIVFTVVLGVTFATFILDLLYPLIDPRITYQAR; encoded by the coding sequence ATGCGCCTCCAATACGTGATGCGCCGGTTCCTACTCCTGTTCTTGGTCGTGTGGGTGGCGGCCACGCTGAACTTCTTCCTCCCCCGCCTGGGAGGTCGCGATCCTATTCGCCAGAAACTCATGGAGCAAGCGGGTGCCGGGGGGTATGTCCATACCGGCATAGACGAAATGGTCCAAGAATACAACCGTAAATTTGGTTTAGACAAGCCGCTGTGGCAGCAGTACCTAACCTACCTCGGTGACGTTTTCCGACTCGACCTCGGGTATTCGATCGCTCATTATCCACGTCGTGTCAGTGATGTCCTGGCCGAATCGCTTCCCTGGACGATCGGTTTGCTCGCCACCACGACCATACTTGCGTTCGTGGTGGGCACTATTCTTGGTGCACTCCTGGGTTGGCCCAGGAGTCCCCGTTTCGTCCAGTATCTGTTCCCCCCTCTCCTCACTCTCTCTGCGGTTCCGTACTTCCTCCTTGGCCTTCTTCTCCTCTATCTCTTCGCCTTCCGCCTCAAGCTGCTGCCTCTGTTCGGTGGTTATACACCAGGCACTTTCCCGAGTTTCTCGCTCAGCTTCGCGCTCGACGTCCTCCGACATTCCATCCTCCCGGCTGCTTCCATCCTCCTGGCTTCCCTCGGTTTCTGGGCACTCGGCATGCGAGCCATGACTGTCACCGTCGAAGGGGAGGACTTCATGACTTTCGCTGAGGCGATCGGTCTGCGTGACCGAACCCTCTTCTATCACTATGTGATTCGCAATGCGCTTCTTCCCCAGACGACTGCTCTGGGACTGGCCCTCGGCCAAATCCTCTCCGGTGCACTGTTGGTTGAAGTCGTCTTCTCTTATCCTGGCATTGGAACCACTCTTTACCACTCGATCCGCACATTCGACTACTTTATGATTCAGGGCATCGTGTTCACAGTTGTTCTCGGAGTTACGTTCGCCACCTTTATCCTCGATCTTCTTTATCCTCTGATCGACCCCCGTATCACCTATCAGGCGCGGTAA